TGGGCAGCCATGCAGTGGAAAATCAACAGCTGCGAAATGCCTAGCAGAAGCTCTCAGAGACTCAGAATCTACGCTAACTGTCAGGGTTATTGATGAAACTTTGTTTCACTTAGATCGCAATCAAGGTTACGCCAACATGACTGCTGAGAAGAATATAAGAGGGGTACTGAGGTCTGAAGTCGATAGATCAGTGTGTAAAGACAATATTATAATAGTAGACTCCTTGAATAGCATAAAAGGTTACCGATATGAGTTATGGTGTTTGGCACGTGCAGCAGGAGTTAGATATTGTGTGTTATACTCTGATGTGGTAGAAACTGATTGTAGAAAATGGAATGAAGAACGCAGAGAAAAAGGTGAAGCAACATATGATGAGAATATCTTTGATGATCTAGTGAGAAGGTTTGAGAAACCAGAGAGTAGAAATAGATGGGATTCTCCTTTGTTCGAGTTGCAGCCATCCAAAGATGGAATTGACAAATCATTGCCTGCCATTGTGGATGCTGTCTCTTACTTGACAAAAAAGGTAGACTCAAGAACAAAGGATATCAAGATTTTGCAGCCTACAATTGCTACGCAAAATGGAAGACCTTCAGAAGCGAATTCCCTATATGAGTTGGATAGGGCAACACAAGAGGTAATGACAGCAATTGTAGCAGCTCAATCCCAGGCACTAGGAGGACCCCTTAATGGAATTTCCATTGGTCAGGGTTTACCAACTATTAACATTCAAAGTGTAGTCGGGTTACCTGAATTACGTAGACTTCGTAGGACCTTTATGAAATTGACGGGGCAATCGAGCTTAAGTGGTCCACCTCCTCCCGCGGATGCAGAAAGTGCAAAGAGGATGTTTGTGGATTATTTGAACCGAGAACTGGGACTGTAGGATACAAAAACATACCAggaatgagttttttttttttttttttgctgtaTACGTTACGTAACAGTTTATTTTGTGCTCTGGAGATGCCCATTTTGGTGAAAGTAGATTGTACACTAATTGTAACATCAcaacttatattttttttgaacgaGTACTGagtgtaatttatttttagcaTTGAACGATTACGAgtgtaatttattttttgttaaacATATTTGCTAAAACTTCAGTGTAAGGCAGTGCTACTCTGCTTTACAAAAATACCCAGCAGGCCAGCAGTGCTTCCCCAACGAGAGTATTCACATGGTTGCAGTTTTTATCTTTTACTGTACAGAAGATTTGGGTTTTATACGAGTGCATAGTGTTGTGCATAGTATTGTGCATAGTGTTTATAAGTGGGGGGTTTTTATTCAATGCCCTAATTAGCTACTAACGCCCTCGTTCCTCGCGTGAAAGTACATTTTTACACTTTGTCAAGAAATTCACCCTCA
This Spinacia oleracea cultivar Varoflay chromosome 6, BTI_SOV_V1, whole genome shotgun sequence DNA region includes the following protein-coding sequences:
- the LOC110788789 gene encoding protein KTI12 homolog; this translates as MALVVICGQPCSGKSTAAKCLAEALRDSESTLTVRVIDETLFHLDRNQGYANMTAEKNIRGVLRSEVDRSVCKDNIIIVDSLNSIKGYRYELWCLARAAGVRYCVLYSDVVETDCRKWNEERREKGEATYDENIFDDLVRRFEKPESRNRWDSPLFELQPSKDGIDKSLPAIVDAVSYLTKKVDSRTKDIKILQPTIATQNGRPSEANSLYELDRATQEVMTAIVAAQSQALGGPLNGISIGQGLPTINIQSVVGLPELRRLRRTFMKLTGQSSLSGPPPPADAESAKRMFVDYLNRELGL